From the Bubalus kerabau isolate K-KA32 ecotype Philippines breed swamp buffalo chromosome 2, PCC_UOA_SB_1v2, whole genome shotgun sequence genome, one window contains:
- the P2RY1 gene encoding P2Y purinoceptor 1: protein MTEVLWPAVPNGTDITFLADPGSPWGNSTVTSTAAVASPFKCALTKTGFQFYYLPAVYILVFIIGFLGNSVAIWMFVFHMKPWSGISVYMFNLALADFLYVLTLPALIFYYFNKTDWIFGDAMCKLQRFIFHVNLYGSILFLTCISAHRYSGVVYPLKSLGRLKKKNAVYISVLVWLIVVVGISPILFYSGTGIRKNKTITCYDTTSDEYLRSYFIYSMCTTVAMFCVPLVLILGCYGLIVRALIYKDLDNSPLRRKSIYLVIIVLTVFAVSYIPFHVMKTMNLRARLDFQTPEMCAFNDRVYATYQVTRGLASLNSCVDPILYFLAGDTFRRRLSRATRKASRRSEANLQSKSEDMTLNILSEFKQNGDTSL, encoded by the coding sequence ATGACCGAGGTGCTGTGGCCGGCGGTCCCCAACGGGACGGACATTACCTTCCTTGCCGACCCTGGTTCGCCCTGGGGAAACAGCACAGTGACTTCCACCGCCGCCGTCGCCAGCCCGTTCAAATGCGCGCTGACCAAGACAGGCTTCCAGTTCTACTACCTGCCAGCTGTCTACATCTTGGTGTTCATTATCGGCTTCCTGGGCAACAGCGTGGCCATCTGGATGTTCGTCTTCCACATGAAGCCGTGGAGCGGCATCTCAGTATACATGTTCAACTTGGCCCTGGCCGACTTCTTGTACGTGCTGACTCTGCCGGCGCTCATCTTCTACTACTTCAATAAGACCGACTGGATCTTCGGGGATGCCATGTGCAAGCTGCAGAGGTTCATCTTCCACGTGAACCTCTATGGCAGCATcttattcctgacctgcattagcGCGCACCGGTACAGCGGCGTGGTGTACCCGCTCAAGTCCCTGGGTAGGCTCAAGAAGAAGAACGCGGTCTATATTAGCGTGCTGGTGTGGCTCATCGTGGTGGTGGGCATCTCCCCCATCCTCTTCTACTCTGGCACCGGGATCCGGAAAAACAAAACCATCACCTGCTATGACACCACCTCAGACGAGTACCTGCGAAGTTATTTCATCTATAGTATGTGCACGACCGTGGCCATGTTCTGTGTCCCCTTGGTGCTGATTTTGGGCTGTTACGGATTAATTGTGAGAGCTCTGATTTACAAAGACCTGGACAATTCGCCTCTGAGGAGGAAATCCATTTACCTGGTGATTATTGTACTGACTGTTTTTGCTGTGTCTTACATCCCTTTCCACGTGATGAAAACAATGAATTTGAGGGCCCGGCTGGATTTTCAGACCCCAGAAATGTGTGCTTTCAATGATAGGGTGTATGCCACTTATCAGGTGACAAGAGGTCTAGCAAGTCTCAACAGTTGTGTGGACCCCATTCTCTATTTCTTGGCAGGAGATACTTTCAGAAGGAGACTCtcccgagccaccaggaaagcttccAGAAGAAGTGAGGCAAACTTGCAGTCCAAGAGTGAAGACATGACACTCAATATTTTATCAGAGTTCAAGCAGAATGGAGATACAAGCTTGTGA